Proteins encoded by one window of Cellvibrio sp. KY-GH-1:
- a CDS encoding TolC family outer membrane protein, with protein MKKTKLYLLVSLFSLTPFTVSANSLFDVYDLALQNDAQLKADKAKYEAGLQNKTIARAGLLPQINAGYTIGNTDTESTNNLSNSTTKTDLDSKGWDISLTQPLFNMALWYNYKQGAKLSEQAEAVFGADQQSLIVRVAEAYFNVLRSIETLEATIAEEKALAKQLEQTKQRFEVGLTAITEVHEAQAAFDSARASTLEARGNLGISYEALEVLTGKPEDKVAPLSAKFPVVNPTPASRADWVEFSLKNNYNLKASRLQADASLQNAKAYKAGHLPKVGASLGYSDNDTDGTSDGNPMDVSKDGSSVNIALEVPIYSGGATSGRSRQAYAQYTQAQELFNSTQRNVIQNTRALHLSVETDVAAVQARKQAIVSNQSALEATQSGYEVGTRNLVEVLLAQRNLYQARRDYSNALYDYVIDTIKLREVAGMLTPADVQEIDKWLLDDSLVSRSKYEN; from the coding sequence ATGAAAAAGACCAAGCTTTACCTGCTCGTCAGCCTCTTCTCCCTGACCCCTTTTACCGTGAGCGCCAACAGTCTGTTTGATGTCTATGACCTGGCGTTACAAAACGATGCCCAATTAAAAGCTGATAAAGCCAAATACGAAGCCGGATTACAAAACAAAACTATCGCTCGCGCCGGCCTCCTGCCGCAGATTAACGCAGGCTACACCATTGGCAACACTGATACCGAATCCACCAACAACCTGAGCAATAGCACCACCAAGACTGATCTTGATAGCAAAGGCTGGGACATTTCCCTCACTCAACCTTTGTTCAATATGGCTCTCTGGTACAACTACAAACAGGGCGCCAAGTTGAGCGAGCAAGCTGAAGCCGTATTTGGTGCAGACCAACAAAGCCTGATCGTTCGCGTTGCTGAAGCCTACTTCAACGTATTGCGCTCAATTGAAACTCTCGAAGCAACCATCGCTGAGGAAAAAGCACTGGCTAAACAGCTGGAGCAGACAAAACAGCGTTTTGAAGTGGGCTTGACGGCGATTACTGAAGTACACGAAGCACAAGCAGCGTTCGATAGTGCTCGCGCCTCTACTCTTGAAGCGCGCGGCAACCTGGGCATAAGCTATGAAGCACTGGAAGTACTGACCGGCAAACCGGAAGACAAGGTAGCACCGCTGTCAGCGAAATTCCCGGTGGTAAATCCAACCCCGGCTTCACGTGCTGATTGGGTGGAGTTCTCCTTGAAAAACAACTACAACCTGAAAGCGTCCAGACTGCAGGCTGATGCCTCGTTACAAAACGCCAAAGCCTACAAAGCGGGTCACTTGCCCAAGGTTGGAGCGAGTCTCGGATATTCTGACAACGATACTGACGGCACCTCTGACGGCAACCCAATGGATGTCTCCAAAGATGGTAGCTCGGTAAATATTGCACTCGAAGTACCTATTTATAGCGGTGGCGCAACTTCAGGTCGCAGCCGTCAGGCTTATGCGCAATACACCCAGGCACAAGAGTTGTTTAACAGCACCCAACGCAACGTAATTCAAAACACACGGGCACTACACTTATCGGTAGAGACTGACGTTGCCGCCGTTCAAGCACGCAAACAAGCAATTGTGTCTAACCAATCAGCATTGGAAGCCACCCAATCAGGCTATGAAGTGGGCACCCGCAATTTGGTAGAAGTACTGCTTGCACAACGCAACCTGTATCAAGCGCGTCGTGATTACTCCAATGCATTGTATGACTACGTGATCGACACTATCAAACTGCGCGAAGTGGCAGGTATGCTAACACCGGCCGATGTGCAGGAAATTGATAAATGGTTGTTGGATGATTCGCTCGTAAGCCGTAGCAAATACGAAAACTAA
- a CDS encoding sodium:proton antiporter produces MSSLDIAKLDLMYVGIIIFTGLLGGVIAKKIKVPDIVLFLLIGIGLGPTIGGVLHVPADSTMNQLILTIGACYLLFEGGATLRFAVLKEIWITLLVIATAGVLITGAIMTVASVWMGIPIAIALVLAALTASTDPATLVPIFKQVPIKDRVSQTVMSESALNDAMGAIATFAVVAYVMGGGESFSLTHSLGELAYEAGMGLVLGAIVGYTAAFLMAHNSLGIFREVTPFVIILAVITVYLLADKIGASGFMAVFTCGVMIGNKESFSLPMDHHEHEYLEDYVGNTALLMRMFIFILLGSQVDFHLLKEYLGVGIALLFIFIFIARPVTVFLCAGPDRRAKWTWKELVFMSWTRETGVIPAALVGILAGMKVPGIDVVGAITFIFILGTILIQAPTTALLAGKLGLLKTQEK; encoded by the coding sequence ATGTCTTCACTGGATATCGCCAAGCTCGACTTGATGTATGTCGGGATAATTATTTTTACGGGGTTGCTAGGTGGTGTGATCGCCAAAAAAATCAAAGTGCCCGATATCGTCTTGTTTCTTCTTATAGGGATCGGTTTGGGGCCGACCATCGGGGGGGTGCTTCACGTGCCGGCAGACTCCACGATGAACCAGTTGATCCTGACCATTGGTGCTTGTTATTTGCTGTTTGAAGGCGGAGCGACCTTGCGCTTCGCCGTATTAAAGGAAATCTGGATCACCTTGTTGGTTATTGCCACTGCAGGGGTGTTAATTACCGGCGCCATTATGACGGTGGCCAGCGTGTGGATGGGGATTCCGATTGCCATCGCACTGGTACTCGCCGCACTTACGGCATCTACCGACCCGGCGACCCTGGTACCCATCTTTAAACAAGTACCGATTAAAGATCGCGTATCGCAAACGGTAATGAGCGAGTCTGCGTTGAATGACGCTATGGGTGCGATTGCTACCTTCGCGGTGGTAGCCTATGTGATGGGCGGCGGCGAAAGCTTTAGCCTTACGCATTCTCTGGGTGAGTTGGCTTATGAAGCAGGTATGGGCTTGGTGCTGGGGGCGATAGTGGGGTACACCGCGGCATTCCTGATGGCTCATAACTCTTTGGGTATTTTCCGTGAGGTAACGCCGTTTGTGATCATTTTGGCGGTAATCACAGTGTATTTGCTGGCTGACAAAATTGGTGCGTCCGGGTTTATGGCGGTATTTACTTGCGGTGTGATGATTGGCAACAAAGAGTCATTCAGCTTACCCATGGACCATCATGAGCACGAGTACCTGGAAGACTATGTGGGCAACACAGCGCTGCTGATGCGGATGTTCATCTTTATCCTGTTGGGTTCGCAAGTTGATTTCCATTTGTTGAAAGAGTACTTGGGCGTTGGTATTGCGCTGCTGTTTATCTTTATTTTCATCGCGCGCCCGGTCACGGTATTCCTCTGCGCTGGACCTGATCGTCGCGCCAAGTGGACCTGGAAAGAGCTGGTATTTATGAGCTGGACACGCGAAACCGGGGTAATTCCCGCAGCGCTGGTAGGTATTTTGGCTGGTATGAAAGTGCCTGGTATTGACGTGGTGGGTGCGATTACCTTTATCTTCATCCTGGGTACCATTCTGATTCAGGCTCCAACTACCGCGTTGTTGGCGGGTAAGCTAGGCTTGTTAAAAACTCAGGAAAAATAA
- the thiD gene encoding bifunctional hydroxymethylpyrimidine kinase/phosphomethylpyrimidine kinase — protein sequence MTKEFTPIALTIAGSDSGGGAGIQADLKAFSALGVFGCSVISSLTAQNTFGVQGVLPIPPAFVQQQIQSVLSDIHVGAIKTGMLATAEIIAAVAESLRPHAQIPFVLDPVMVATSGDRLLAEDAIDTLIKQLIPLASLITPNLHEAAALLNETVATDLSGMQKQGEKLLALGAKAVLMKGGHTDGAKASDVLVTTSGVEIFSAPRLQTKNTHGTGCTLASAIAAGLAKHLSLQDAVKQAKDYLHNALLHSEKLHIGQGSGPVHHFYKFHP from the coding sequence ATGACCAAAGAATTCACTCCCATTGCCTTAACCATAGCCGGTAGCGATAGCGGCGGCGGTGCGGGTATTCAAGCCGATCTCAAAGCCTTTTCTGCTTTGGGGGTGTTTGGCTGCAGCGTTATTTCATCGCTCACCGCGCAAAATACCTTCGGAGTTCAAGGGGTGTTGCCCATTCCGCCGGCATTTGTGCAACAGCAAATCCAGTCGGTGTTGAGCGATATTCACGTAGGAGCGATCAAAACCGGCATGTTGGCGACCGCTGAAATCATTGCGGCAGTGGCAGAATCCTTGCGACCTCATGCACAGATCCCGTTTGTACTTGATCCGGTTATGGTGGCGACCAGTGGCGACCGATTGCTGGCGGAAGATGCGATCGATACCTTGATCAAACAATTAATTCCGCTTGCCTCTTTAATCACCCCCAACCTGCACGAAGCTGCGGCGTTATTGAATGAAACTGTCGCGACTGATTTATCAGGAATGCAAAAACAGGGGGAAAAATTATTGGCACTGGGTGCAAAAGCAGTGTTGATGAAAGGTGGTCATACGGACGGCGCCAAGGCGAGTGATGTGTTGGTGACCACATCCGGGGTTGAGATTTTTTCTGCGCCGCGCCTGCAAACCAAAAACACCCACGGCACAGGCTGTACGTTGGCATCGGCCATTGCCGCCGGCCTGGCTAAACACTTGTCGCTGCAGGATGCGGTTAAACAAGCCAAAGATTATTTGCACAATGCCTTGCTGCACTCAGAAAAATTACACATAGGGCAGGGCTCTGGCCCAGTTCACCACTTTTATAAATTTCATCCGTAG